A window of the Gemmatirosa kalamazoonensis genome harbors these coding sequences:
- a CDS encoding Ig-like domain-containing protein produces MLAACGGGGDGTTATKAPELASIAIVQRLDTLSELESRTLTLSGLDTKGQPMTVKSATWTSSDTTVAVVSTAGEVTGVRPGSATITAASGAASASLPIRIVSVPVRDVSVRLVGGVASDTLVVGTSAQLVAEARDIAGRVLLGRQVSVSLADPTKATLDAGKLSGLAVGLVDVVAKSDSIQRRRTIVVRPTFAAKIALRLLDPKKLGDTTWAGLKDSALVTFTDSAGQALASSPFRPISYSSDNPAVVQVDPYGKVQFLGAGTATIRASGERLVAAKQIVAVRAPVTAVIAAPDTVRVLPGETSTLRPILVDGGGLRTTSLAGHTLSYTSLAPSVATVNANGEVKGVSVGAAQVQITSDRGKALVPVKVLGAPKNGAFHITIKYLGPTPAQEVQDAFAAAKARWERIIRESTDTLVFSWRDGDCDDDVKAHTDTIPDVMILARIDSIDGPSNILGQAGPCLLKVMDNGRRMSSVGVMQFDSSDMRLMITQNKLVNVITHEMGHVLGFGTLWASRYNNGVALSQSGFTYSGAGAVSASAGMGFTNFTIGATGDPTLDRALLEDTGGPGTAGSHWRRSVYGNELMNGFAGSGAQPLSLLTLMAISDLGYEVNTGAAEPWGSFIISTNVTTASSALANVLGYGSIRLEERQFVPELEVSRRGTSRRQLSASGSQRMQ; encoded by the coding sequence ATGCTGGCCGCATGCGGTGGTGGAGGTGACGGGACGACCGCGACCAAGGCCCCCGAGCTCGCGAGCATCGCCATCGTGCAGCGGCTCGACACGCTGTCCGAGCTCGAGTCGCGGACGCTGACCCTGTCCGGGCTCGACACGAAGGGCCAGCCCATGACCGTCAAGAGCGCCACCTGGACGTCGAGCGACACGACCGTCGCGGTCGTGTCCACGGCCGGCGAGGTCACCGGCGTGCGCCCCGGCAGCGCGACGATCACCGCGGCGAGCGGCGCGGCGTCGGCCTCGCTGCCGATCCGCATCGTCTCCGTGCCGGTGCGCGACGTCAGCGTCCGCCTCGTCGGCGGCGTGGCCAGCGACACGCTCGTCGTCGGCACGTCGGCGCAGCTCGTCGCGGAAGCGCGCGACATCGCCGGCCGCGTGCTGCTCGGCCGGCAGGTCTCCGTGTCGCTGGCCGACCCGACGAAGGCGACGCTCGACGCGGGCAAGCTCTCCGGGCTCGCCGTGGGACTCGTCGACGTCGTGGCGAAGAGCGACTCGATCCAGCGCCGCCGCACGATCGTGGTGCGGCCGACGTTCGCGGCGAAGATCGCGCTCCGTCTGCTCGACCCGAAGAAGCTCGGCGACACGACGTGGGCGGGGCTGAAGGACAGCGCGCTCGTGACGTTCACCGACTCGGCGGGGCAGGCGCTCGCGTCGTCGCCGTTCCGCCCGATCTCGTACTCGAGCGACAACCCGGCCGTCGTGCAGGTGGACCCGTACGGCAAGGTGCAGTTCCTCGGCGCCGGCACGGCGACCATCCGGGCGAGCGGCGAGCGGCTCGTCGCGGCGAAGCAGATCGTCGCGGTGCGCGCGCCGGTCACCGCGGTCATCGCAGCGCCGGACACGGTGCGCGTGCTGCCGGGCGAGACGAGCACGCTGCGCCCGATCCTCGTCGACGGCGGCGGGCTCCGCACGACGTCGCTCGCCGGGCACACGCTCAGCTACACGTCGCTTGCGCCGTCGGTCGCGACGGTGAACGCGAACGGCGAGGTGAAGGGCGTGTCGGTCGGCGCGGCGCAGGTGCAGATCACGTCCGACCGCGGCAAGGCCCTAGTGCCGGTGAAGGTGCTCGGCGCGCCGAAGAACGGGGCGTTCCACATCACCATCAAGTACCTCGGCCCCACGCCGGCGCAGGAGGTCCAGGACGCGTTCGCGGCGGCGAAGGCGCGGTGGGAGCGGATCATCCGCGAGTCCACGGACACGCTCGTGTTCTCGTGGCGCGACGGCGACTGCGACGACGACGTGAAGGCGCACACCGACACGATCCCCGACGTGATGATCCTCGCGCGGATCGACTCCATCGACGGGCCGTCGAACATCCTCGGCCAGGCCGGCCCGTGCCTCCTGAAGGTGATGGACAACGGGCGGCGCATGTCGTCGGTCGGCGTGATGCAGTTCGACAGCTCGGACATGCGGCTGATGATCACGCAGAACAAGCTCGTGAACGTGATCACCCACGAGATGGGGCACGTGCTCGGCTTCGGGACGCTGTGGGCGTCGCGGTACAACAACGGGGTCGCGCTGTCGCAGTCGGGCTTCACGTACTCCGGCGCGGGCGCCGTGAGCGCGTCGGCGGGGATGGGCTTCACGAACTTCACGATCGGCGCGACCGGCGACCCGACGCTCGACCGCGCGCTGCTCGAGGACACCGGCGGCCCCGGCACCGCGGGAAGCCACTGGCGACGGTCGGTCTACGGCAACGAGTTGATGAACGGCTTCGCCGGCTCCGGCGCGCAGCCGCTGTCGCTGCTCACGCTGATGGCGATCTCGGACCTCGGCTATGAGGTGAACACGGGTGCCGCGGAGCCGTGGGGATCGTTCATCATCTCGACGAACGTGACGACCGCGTCGTCGGCGCTGGCGAACGTGTTAGGCTACGGGTCCATCCGGCTCGAGGAGCGGCAGTTCGTTCCGGAGCTCGAGGTGAGCCGGCGCGGCACGTCGCGGCGGCAGCTCAGCGCCTCCGGCTCGCAGCGGATGCAGTGA
- a CDS encoding TonB-dependent receptor has translation MQRTRVVATLLGLAFAVLPLAYVGAQTSTGTVRGYVRTAAGAPVPEVQVTARQVETNQLRGTLTNAAGAYTLGGLRPGAYELTARRVGYTPQVRAVRVLVGQTQDIDLALGEVATQLTAVQVTATAPAAERKTSEVATNVTQQQINDLPTPSRNFLDLAALAPGVTVAPDRVDGAGKTFQAGALPAQNINVFIDGASYKNDIINGGVAGQDASRGNPFPRNAVQEFRITTANFKAEYQKASSAIITAVTKSGTNTWSGNAFVNVQNQSFVALDTFSRAARATAQKAGTYTRPDYSRYLLGLSAGGPIVEDKLFFFGSYEGNIQNRQGRFRAQGNAAQLPASVTALNGQTNTSPFRSHLGFAKLTYSPSQQQQWEFTGDLRAETDKRRFGGQFGEVQRAYSAGENFKNTVATGRVKQSLYGSEHVNEAQLSYQLYRYNPDPLDFTTVGLAYDGGNRLGGADTRQDLRQGRLSLRDDFTYTGFKSGGSHAFKFGGNVDRVTYDINKQLNENPVFTFSASNNNAFPVRALIGAGDPRLKTNNAQLGLYAQDDWSPTPRLTLNVGVRWDYETKMFNTDYVTPQPVRDSLFAYRDSLPLKFDVSRYVTGGSDRKNFYGAVQPRFGLSYAVDKSQRTILFGGVGVFYDRQTFNSLIDETFTRQHPNYEFQFAATANPAQHVLAWDQKYFSRAGLLSALQSGNAPPTEVFLLPNDLKPPRSNQFNVGVRHDFGSVNAALTYTGTRSYNGLSFEWANFGLNPDGGCCTNKNIPAYRNVLVANNTVHSWYNALFVQVDRPYRRIERGYGWGAGLAYTLAKAESEGVDLFSFPRLSAFGFGRHEIPGSERHHVVMNGLVDVPWAWGIQASTLITLGSGGRFAAQDFSGPQPVFNRGGAEPEKFGFLIPNAFAYRNVDLRLRKDLISRGQRVGITADLFNAFNYDNFGCFNDTAFTNDNGARKANPDFGKPGCVIADGRRLQLGAQVDF, from the coding sequence ATGCAACGCACCAGAGTCGTCGCGACGCTGCTCGGTCTCGCGTTCGCCGTTCTGCCGCTCGCGTACGTTGGCGCACAGACGTCCACGGGCACGGTCCGCGGCTACGTGCGCACCGCCGCCGGCGCGCCGGTGCCCGAGGTACAGGTCACGGCGCGACAGGTGGAGACGAACCAGCTCCGCGGCACGCTCACCAACGCCGCCGGCGCGTACACCCTTGGCGGGTTGCGCCCCGGCGCCTACGAGCTCACCGCGCGCCGCGTCGGCTACACGCCGCAGGTGCGCGCCGTGCGCGTGCTCGTTGGCCAGACGCAGGACATCGACCTCGCGCTCGGCGAGGTGGCGACGCAGCTCACCGCCGTGCAGGTGACGGCCACCGCGCCCGCCGCCGAGCGGAAGACGTCCGAGGTCGCGACGAACGTGACGCAGCAGCAGATCAACGATCTGCCGACGCCCAGCCGCAACTTCCTCGACCTCGCCGCGCTCGCGCCCGGCGTCACGGTCGCCCCCGACCGCGTGGACGGCGCGGGCAAGACGTTCCAGGCGGGCGCGCTGCCCGCGCAGAACATCAACGTCTTCATCGACGGCGCGAGCTACAAGAACGACATCATCAACGGCGGCGTCGCGGGACAGGATGCGAGCCGGGGCAATCCGTTCCCGCGCAACGCGGTGCAGGAGTTCCGCATCACGACGGCGAACTTCAAGGCGGAGTACCAGAAGGCGTCGAGCGCGATCATCACCGCGGTCACGAAGAGCGGCACGAACACGTGGAGCGGGAACGCGTTCGTGAACGTGCAGAACCAGAGCTTCGTGGCGCTCGACACGTTCTCTCGCGCCGCCCGCGCGACGGCGCAGAAGGCGGGGACGTACACGCGGCCCGACTACTCGCGCTACTTGCTCGGGCTGAGCGCGGGCGGGCCGATCGTCGAGGACAAGCTGTTCTTCTTCGGCTCGTACGAGGGGAACATCCAGAACCGGCAGGGGCGATTCCGCGCGCAGGGGAACGCCGCGCAGCTGCCGGCGAGCGTGACCGCGCTGAACGGACAGACCAACACGTCGCCGTTCCGCTCCCACCTCGGCTTCGCGAAGCTCACCTACAGCCCGTCGCAGCAGCAGCAGTGGGAGTTCACCGGCGATCTGCGCGCCGAGACGGACAAGCGTCGATTCGGCGGGCAGTTCGGTGAGGTGCAGCGCGCCTACTCGGCGGGGGAGAACTTCAAGAACACCGTCGCCACCGGGCGGGTGAAGCAGTCGCTCTACGGCTCCGAGCACGTGAACGAGGCGCAGCTCAGCTACCAGCTGTACCGCTACAACCCCGACCCGCTCGACTTCACCACCGTCGGTCTGGCGTACGACGGCGGCAACCGGCTCGGCGGGGCCGACACGCGGCAGGATCTGCGGCAGGGGCGCCTCTCGCTGCGCGACGACTTCACGTACACGGGCTTCAAGTCCGGCGGCTCGCACGCGTTCAAGTTCGGCGGGAACGTCGATCGGGTGACGTACGACATCAACAAGCAGCTGAACGAGAACCCCGTGTTCACGTTCAGCGCGTCGAACAACAACGCATTCCCGGTGCGTGCGCTGATCGGCGCGGGCGACCCGCGGCTGAAGACGAACAACGCGCAGCTCGGCCTCTACGCGCAGGACGACTGGTCGCCGACGCCGCGACTCACGCTCAACGTCGGCGTGCGCTGGGACTACGAGACGAAGATGTTCAACACCGACTACGTCACGCCGCAGCCGGTGCGCGACTCGCTGTTCGCCTACCGCGACTCGCTGCCGCTGAAGTTCGACGTGTCGCGCTACGTGACTGGCGGCAGCGACCGGAAGAACTTCTACGGCGCCGTGCAGCCGCGCTTCGGCCTCTCGTATGCCGTCGACAAGAGCCAGCGCACGATCCTGTTCGGCGGCGTCGGCGTGTTCTACGACCGGCAGACGTTCAACTCGCTGATCGACGAGACGTTCACCCGGCAGCACCCCAATTACGAGTTCCAGTTCGCGGCGACGGCGAACCCCGCGCAGCACGTGCTGGCGTGGGACCAGAAGTACTTCAGCCGCGCCGGGTTGCTCTCCGCGCTGCAGAGCGGCAACGCGCCCCCCACCGAGGTGTTCCTCCTCCCCAACGACCTCAAGCCGCCGCGCTCCAACCAGTTCAACGTGGGCGTGCGGCACGACTTCGGGAGCGTGAACGCGGCGCTGACGTACACCGGCACGCGCAGCTACAACGGGCTGTCGTTCGAGTGGGCCAACTTCGGGTTGAACCCCGACGGGGGCTGCTGCACCAACAAGAACATCCCGGCGTACCGCAACGTGCTCGTGGCCAACAACACCGTGCACTCGTGGTACAACGCGCTGTTCGTGCAGGTGGACCGTCCGTACCGTCGCATCGAGCGGGGGTACGGGTGGGGCGCCGGTCTCGCGTACACGCTGGCGAAGGCGGAGAGCGAGGGAGTGGACCTGTTCAGCTTCCCGCGGCTGTCGGCGTTCGGCTTCGGGCGCCACGAGATCCCGGGCAGCGAGCGGCACCACGTCGTGATGAACGGCCTCGTCGACGTGCCGTGGGCGTGGGGGATCCAGGCGAGCACGCTCATCACGCTCGGCAGCGGCGGTCGGTTCGCGGCGCAGGACTTCTCGGGGCCGCAGCCGGTGTTCAATCGCGGTGGTGCGGAGCCGGAGAAGTTCGGCTTCCTCATCCCGAACGCGTTCGCCTACCGCAACGTCGACCTCCGCCTGCGCAAGGACCTGATCAGCCGTGGCCAGCGCGTGGGGATCACGGCGGATCTGTTCAACGCGTTCAACTACGACAATTTCGGCTGCTTCAACGACACGGCGTTCACGAACGACAACGGCGCGCGGAAGGCGAATCCGGACTTCGGTAAGCCCGGCTGCGTGATCGCCGACGGCCGCCGGCTGCAGCTGGGCGCCCAGGTCGACTTCTGA
- a CDS encoding glucoamylase family protein — protein MRGHGPRWRAAPRLALVAVALAGCAPTVPPTAAPPSATSSAPAYVPNATESSFLDTLSRRTFDWFWETTNPRNGLTPDRWPTKSFSSVAAVGFALTAYTIGVERGWVTREAARDRALTTLRFFWTAPQGDAPTGVTGYRGFFYHFLDMETGLRFQRVELSTIDTALLLGGVLVCREYFDRGDAAESEVRALADSIYQRVDWRWAENGRPLVSMGWHPEPGLGDHDAQGFIRTNWFGYTEAMLLYALAFGSPTHPVDPSAWTAWTATYRWDTFHGQEFVQFAPLFGHQYSQLFIDFRGIRDAYMRGKGIDYFENSRRAALSQRAYAIANPNGWRDYSADVWGLTASDGPLDSTFMLDGRTRTFHTYWARGAGADEINDDGTIAPTAIGGAVPFAPEVTIPSLLAMRRRYGDDVFGRYGFVDAFNPTLREPGPRFTQGRLVPGKGWVDVDHLGIDQGPILAMVENWRSDFVWRLMRKDPYIVRGLCRAGFTGGWLAGRC, from the coding sequence ATGCGCGGCCACGGGCCGAGGTGGCGTGCGGCGCCGCGCCTCGCGCTCGTCGCCGTCGCCCTCGCTGGATGCGCGCCGACGGTTCCGCCGACGGCGGCGCCACCGTCGGCGACATCGTCGGCACCCGCGTACGTGCCTAACGCGACCGAGTCGTCGTTCCTCGACACGCTGTCGCGGCGGACGTTCGACTGGTTCTGGGAGACGACGAACCCGCGCAACGGGCTCACCCCGGATCGCTGGCCGACGAAGTCGTTCTCCAGCGTCGCCGCGGTGGGGTTCGCGCTCACCGCGTACACCATCGGCGTGGAGCGCGGGTGGGTGACGCGCGAGGCGGCCCGCGACCGCGCGCTCACCACGCTGCGATTCTTCTGGACCGCGCCGCAGGGGGACGCGCCGACGGGTGTCACGGGATACCGCGGCTTCTTCTACCACTTCCTCGACATGGAGACCGGCCTGCGCTTCCAGCGCGTCGAGCTCTCCACGATCGACACGGCGCTGCTGCTCGGCGGCGTCCTCGTGTGCCGCGAATACTTCGACCGCGGCGACGCGGCCGAGTCGGAGGTGCGCGCGCTCGCGGACTCGATCTACCAGCGCGTGGACTGGCGGTGGGCGGAGAACGGGCGCCCGCTCGTGAGCATGGGGTGGCATCCGGAGCCGGGGCTCGGCGATCACGACGCGCAGGGCTTCATCCGGACGAACTGGTTCGGCTACACGGAGGCGATGCTGCTCTACGCACTCGCGTTCGGCTCGCCGACGCATCCCGTGGATCCGAGCGCGTGGACCGCGTGGACCGCGACGTACAGGTGGGACACGTTCCACGGCCAGGAGTTCGTGCAGTTCGCGCCGCTGTTCGGCCACCAGTACTCGCAGCTGTTCATCGATTTCCGCGGCATCCGCGACGCGTACATGCGCGGCAAGGGCATCGACTACTTCGAGAACTCGCGGCGCGCGGCACTGTCGCAGCGTGCCTACGCGATCGCGAACCCGAACGGCTGGCGCGACTACTCGGCCGACGTGTGGGGGCTCACGGCGAGCGACGGGCCACTCGACTCGACGTTCATGCTCGACGGCCGCACGCGCACGTTCCACACGTACTGGGCGCGCGGCGCGGGCGCCGACGAGATCAACGACGACGGCACGATCGCGCCGACGGCGATCGGCGGCGCGGTGCCGTTCGCGCCGGAGGTCACCATCCCGTCGCTGCTCGCGATGCGCCGCCGCTACGGCGACGACGTGTTCGGCCGCTATGGCTTCGTCGACGCGTTCAACCCGACGCTGCGCGAGCCGGGGCCGCGCTTCACGCAGGGGCGGCTCGTACCCGGCAAGGGGTGGGTCGACGTCGACCACCTCGGCATCGACCAGGGGCCGATCCTCGCGATGGTGGAGAACTGGCGCTCCGATTTCGTGTGGCGGCTGATGCGGAAGGACCCGTACATCGTGCGCGGGCTCTGTCGGGCGGGATTCACCGGCGGCTGGCTGGCGGGCCGGTGTTGA
- a CDS encoding glycoside hydrolase family 3 N-terminal domain-containing protein, translated as MPRIKTFLALACLTTTLGAQPTDRASRIADSVLKLMTLDEKIGQLVQAPGQWNQTGPAAPAGGEQGIREGKIGSFLSLWGAAETRKLQRIAVNESRLHVPLLFAMDVIHGWRTIFPVPLGEAATWDPTAVERSARVAAVEASAFGIHWTFAPMVDIARDARWGRIVEGSGEDPFLGSVMAAARVRGFQNGPPNTTLLATVKHFAAYGAAEGGRDYDTAELSERTLWETYLPPYEAAVRAGAATIMSSFNDIGGTPAHASRWLLSEVLRGQWGFRGLVVSDWAGIEQLMPHGVAATKAEAATRAMNAGVDVDMSDYVYQTDLAAAVRAGTVPMAAVDSAAHRVLRAKAAFGLFADPYKHSDTTRERTAILTAENRRAAREVGREAIVLLKNDRDALPLAKRGTVAVIGPLADDRNAPLGSWNGAGRAEDVVTPLAAIREVVGASRVTYVRGVPVDTPNTDGITAAVRAARAADAVVLVLGERADMTGEASVRSSIELPGEQLLLAKAVVRAARGTRKPVVAVLMNGRPLAVPWLADSVPALVESWFLGVEHGHALADVLFGDYNPAGRLPSTFPRATGQLPMYYDHKNTGRPPEESNHYTSKYLDIPWTPQFVFGHGLSYTTFRYSVPRLSATSVRAGDSVVVEVDVTNTGRRAGDEVAQLYLRDDVATTARPVRELRGFRRLTIQPGETRHLRFVLNREAMAMLDVDLRRVVEPGTFTVWVGGSSAATNEARFTLTGDVVFLAPAPPRYH; from the coding sequence GTGCCCAGGATCAAAACCTTCCTCGCACTCGCCTGCCTAACGACGACCCTGGGTGCGCAGCCGACCGACCGAGCGTCGCGCATCGCCGACAGCGTCCTGAAGCTCATGACGCTCGACGAGAAGATCGGCCAGCTCGTGCAGGCGCCGGGGCAGTGGAACCAGACCGGCCCCGCGGCGCCCGCCGGCGGCGAGCAGGGGATCCGCGAGGGGAAGATCGGCTCGTTCCTCAGCCTGTGGGGCGCGGCGGAGACGCGGAAGCTGCAGCGCATCGCGGTGAACGAGTCGCGGCTGCACGTGCCGCTGCTGTTCGCGATGGACGTCATCCATGGGTGGCGCACGATCTTTCCCGTGCCGTTGGGCGAGGCGGCGACGTGGGATCCGACGGCGGTGGAGCGCTCGGCGCGCGTCGCCGCCGTGGAGGCATCGGCGTTCGGCATCCACTGGACGTTCGCGCCGATGGTGGACATCGCGCGCGACGCGCGGTGGGGGCGCATCGTCGAGGGGTCGGGGGAGGATCCGTTCCTCGGCTCGGTGATGGCGGCGGCGCGCGTGCGCGGCTTCCAGAACGGGCCGCCCAACACGACGCTCCTGGCGACGGTGAAGCACTTCGCGGCGTACGGCGCGGCGGAGGGCGGGCGCGACTACGACACCGCGGAGCTGTCCGAGCGCACGCTGTGGGAGACGTACCTCCCGCCATACGAGGCCGCAGTGCGGGCCGGCGCGGCGACGATCATGTCGTCGTTCAACGACATCGGCGGCACACCCGCGCACGCGAGTCGCTGGCTGCTGAGCGAGGTGCTGCGCGGGCAGTGGGGGTTCCGGGGGCTCGTGGTGAGCGACTGGGCGGGCATCGAGCAGCTCATGCCGCACGGCGTCGCGGCCACGAAGGCGGAGGCGGCCACGCGCGCGATGAACGCCGGCGTCGACGTCGACATGTCCGACTACGTCTACCAGACGGATCTCGCGGCGGCGGTGCGCGCCGGCACCGTGCCGATGGCCGCGGTCGACTCGGCCGCGCACCGCGTGCTGCGCGCGAAGGCCGCGTTCGGGCTGTTCGCCGACCCGTACAAGCACAGCGACACGACGCGCGAGCGCACGGCGATACTCACCGCCGAGAACCGCCGCGCGGCGCGCGAGGTGGGGCGCGAGGCGATCGTGCTCCTGAAGAACGACCGCGACGCGCTGCCGCTCGCGAAGCGCGGCACGGTCGCCGTCATCGGGCCGCTGGCCGACGACCGCAACGCGCCGTTAGGCTCATGGAACGGCGCGGGCCGGGCCGAGGACGTCGTGACGCCGCTCGCCGCGATCCGTGAGGTGGTGGGCGCGTCGCGCGTGACGTACGTGCGCGGCGTGCCGGTCGACACGCCGAACACGGATGGGATCACGGCGGCGGTTCGCGCCGCGCGTGCCGCGGACGCGGTGGTCCTCGTGCTCGGCGAGCGCGCGGACATGACCGGCGAGGCGTCGGTGCGGTCGTCGATCGAGCTGCCGGGCGAGCAGCTCCTGCTCGCGAAGGCGGTCGTGCGCGCGGCGCGCGGCACGCGCAAGCCGGTGGTCGCGGTGCTCATGAATGGCCGTCCGCTCGCCGTGCCGTGGCTCGCCGACAGCGTGCCCGCGCTCGTGGAGTCGTGGTTCCTCGGCGTGGAGCACGGCCACGCGCTCGCCGACGTGCTGTTCGGCGACTACAACCCGGCGGGGCGACTGCCGAGCACCTTCCCGCGCGCCACGGGGCAGCTCCCGATGTACTACGACCACAAGAACACCGGGCGGCCGCCGGAGGAGAGCAACCACTACACGTCGAAGTACCTCGACATCCCGTGGACGCCGCAGTTCGTGTTCGGGCACGGGTTGAGCTACACGACGTTCCGCTACAGCGTGCCGCGCCTCTCGGCGACCAGCGTGCGCGCGGGCGACAGCGTCGTCGTGGAGGTCGACGTGACGAACACCGGCCGCCGCGCCGGTGACGAGGTCGCACAGCTGTACCTGCGCGACGACGTCGCGACCACGGCGCGCCCGGTGCGCGAGCTGCGCGGCTTCCGGCGGCTCACGATCCAGCCGGGCGAGACACGGCACCTGCGCTTCGTGCTGAACCGCGAGGCCATGGCGATGCTCGACGTGGATCTGCGACGCGTCGTCGAGCCGGGGACGTTCACCGTGTGGGTGGGCGGGAGCTCGGCGGCGACGAACGAGGCGCGCTTCACGCTCACCGGCGACGTGGTGTTCCTCGCGCCGGCGCCGCCGCGGTACCACTGA